GGGCGGAGCGGTCACCACCGGGTCGGCCACGACCAGGTGGAAGCCCCGGTCGGCGGGGCTGCCGGCGGAGTTGCGGGTCTGCACGAAGACCCCGTTCGGGGTGGCGAGCCGGGGCGCCACCCCGATCTCGCCGGACGGCGGGATGCAGCAGTCGACCGCGATGCCGATCGTCGCCACGTACCCGGAACGGCTCACGTCGTGGTTGAAGACGACCTGGTACTGGCCGGCGCCGTACTTGGTCACCGACACCGCGTCCCAGCCCCGGGCGAGGGTGCCGTTGGCGTTGACCACGGCGAAGGAGACGGAGCCGGGGACGGCGTTCGCCGACGGGCCGGCTCTCATCGCCTGCCGCGCGGCGCGGGCGTCCTCCGGCGAGATCTGCGGCTGCCCGACCGCCTGGCCGACCCGGTCGGCGGCGGGCGCCGAGCCGGCGTCGGGTTGGGCGGCGGCGATCCCTCCGCCGGCCAGGGTGAGCCCCAGTACGGCGAACGTCACCGTGAGCGCCTTACGTGAAAACAGTTTGGCCATGACAGGTCTCCCTTGCGTTGAGCGAGGCGAGCAGGGCCGGCCCGCAATTAGCGAGTCGGATTCTTGCCGAATCATGCTGGCCGACCAGCAGGCGAACAGACGACCCGACCAATGCGTTTGTGGACAGCTTTACACCCACTCTGGGCAGGTAAAACTACAGAGAGTTGCGGCCCCAACCACTCTGGAACCTAGCACCACAAAAAGCTTCCAGTCAATGCTTGATCATGCGCCGAACAGCAGCTTTATTGATCCGATTCGTTTTCGGGAAATACTCGCGTAACACGCCGTCGCCGGGCGCCCCCCAACCGGACGGAAGGCCGTCGGGGCGCAGGCTGCCGAGGCGGCGGCACGGGACGCTAGCGTGACGCCGGTGACCGTACGCGACGAGGACCGACCGGTGACCCGGAGCGCCACCGGGACCCTGCTCTGCTGGCTCGCCGTCGCCCCAGCGGCGGCGTGGGCCGTCGTCCGGCTGACCGGCGTGGAACGTGGCGCGTTGGTGCTGGCGGTGGCGTTCACGCCGTACGTGGCGGTGGGTGGCCTGCTGCCGCTGGCGCTGGCGCTCGCCCTGCGACGCTGGTGGCCGGCGGTGGTCGCGGCCCTGACCGTGACGGCCCTGGTCGGCGTCGTCGCGCCCCGGGCGCTGCCCGACGACCGACCGGCCGCCGACGGGCCGGCGCTGCGGGTGCTCACCGCGAACCTGCTGGCCGGCGCGGGGGACGCCGCGACGCTGGTCCGGTTGGTTCGCGTCGAACGGGTCGACGTGCTGGCGGTGCAGGAGTTCACCCCCGACGCCGGGGCCGAGCTGGACCGGCTCGGGCTGGCCGCGCTGCTGCCCCACCGGCAGCTCAACCCGGAGATCGGCACCACCGGCTCCGGGCTCTACGCCCGCTTCCCGCTGACCGAGGTCGGGATCCGCCGCAACGCCGGCTTCGCCTTCACCCAGGCGTACGGGACGCTGACCGTCCCGGGGCGCCGCCGGTGCGGATCGAGTCGGCGCACCCGGCGGCCCCGCACCACCCGTCGGTGGTCCCCGACTGGCGGACCGACCTCGCGGCGCAGCCCCCGGCGACCCCCGACGGACGGCCGGGCATCCTCGCCGGGGACTTCAACGCCACCCTGGACCACGCCCTGCTGCGGGACCTGCTGGCGACCGGGTACGTCGACGCCGCGGACGCGGTCGGGGCCGGGCTGGTCGGCACCTGGGGCCCGTACGACGGCGACCTGATCCCGCCGGTCACCATCGACCACGTGCTGGTGGACCGCCGGATCGCGGTCCGGGCGGTGACGGCGCACCGGCTGCCCGGCAGCGACCACCGCCCCGTCCTCGCCGACCTGCGCCTCCCCCGGGCCTGAGCCGAGGGTGGGGAAGGGACCGCACGGTGGGGCGGGCCCCCTCCGGACGTCCCGTCACACGTGGGCGCGCGCCAGGCCGTAGGTGAGGGCGTCGACCAGGGCGTGCCAGCTCGCCTCGACGACGTTGGGGTGCACGCCGACCGTGGTCCAGTCCCGGCCCGTCCCGGCGGTCTCGACGAGCACCCGGGTCACCGCGCCGGTGCCGTGGCTGCCCTCCAGGATCCGCACCTTGTAGTCGGCCAGCTCGAACTCGCGCAGCTCCGGGTAGTGCCGGGCCAGACCGACCCGCAGCGCCTCGTCGAGGGCGTTGACCGGGCCGTTGCCCTCGGCGGTGGCGATCACCCGCTCACCCCGTACCCGGATCTTGACGGTCGCCTCGGAGACCACCGCGCCGTCCTCGCGGTGCTCGACCAGCACCCGGTACGACTCCAGCGCGAACGGCTTGGTCGGCGCGTTGCCCGCCATCTCGGCGCGGACCAGCAGCTCGAACGAGGCGTCGGCGGCCTCGAACGACCAGCCGCCGGCCTCCAGCTCCTTGACCCGGCGGGTGACCCGGGACAGCGTCTCCGGCTGGCCGGCCAGGTCCAGTCCCAGCTCGCGGCTCTTCAGCTCGATGCTGGCCCGACCGGCCATCTCGGTGACCAGGATCCGCATGTCGTTGCCCACCACCGTCGGGTCGACGTGGTTGTAGAGCAGCGGATCCACCTTGATCGCGCTCGCGTGCAGCCCGGCCTTGTGGGCGAAGGCGGCGGCCCCGACGTACGCCTGGTGGGTGTCGGGGGCGATGTTGGCGATCTCGGCGATGGCGTGCGACACCCGCACCATCTGCTCCAGGCAGCCCTCCGGCAGGACGGGGATGCCCAGTTTGAGCTGGAGGTTCGCCACGATGGCGAAGAGGTCGGCGTTGCCGGGCCGTTCGCCGTACCCGTTGGCGGTGCCCTGGAAGTGCCGGACCCCGGCCTCGACGGCGGCGATGGTGTTGGCGACCGCGCAGGCGGTGTCGTTCTGGCAGTGGATGCCGAGCCGTTCCGGGCCGACGCCGATCCGGCCGGTGAGGTCGTCGATCGCGGCGGTGACCTGCGACGGGAGCATGCCGCCGTTGGTGTCGCAGAGCACCATCCGCTCGGCGCCCGCGGCGAGCGCGGTCTCCACCACCGCCGCCCCGTACGCCGGGTCGGCGCGGTAGCCGTCGAAGAAGTGCTCCCCGTCGACGAAGACCCGGCGTCCCTGCGCGACCAGGTGCGACACGGTGTCGTGGATCATGGCGAGGTTCTCGGCCGACGTGGTGCGCAGCGCCCGCTCGACGTGCCGCAGGTCCGCCTTGGCGACCAGCGCGATCGCCGGGGTCTCGGCGTCGAGCAGGGCGCGGACCTGGGGGTCGTCGGTGACCGCGACCCCGGCCCGGCGGGTGGCGCCGAACGCGACGAGCACCGCGTGACGCAGGTCGAGCTCGGCGCGGGCGCGACGGAAGAACTCGGTGTCCTTGGGCACCGCGCCGGGCCAGCCGCCCTCGATGAAGCCGACGCCGAACTCGTCGAGCAGCCGGGCCACCGCGAGCTTGTCGACCACCGAGTAGCTGATGCCCTCGCGTTGGGCACCGTCGCGCAACGTCGTGTCGTATACCTGGTACGTCATGGTGGTGGGACCTTTCGGGAACCAACAAAAAGACCCCCCGCGGCTGCGGGAGGTCTGCGCGCTCGGCGGAGGGGCTGCCGGCGCGCTAGGTGCCAATGATCAGGACGGTGCTGGTCACGATCCGTACTTTGCCACTCGCCCCCCGGATCTGGGAGGCACAATCCACATACCGGGACGACAGTGCCGGCACGATCGGGCGGATCCGCTGGTCAGGGGCAGGGGGTACGGGCCA
The sequence above is a segment of the Micromonospora sp. WMMD882 genome. Coding sequences within it:
- the cimA gene encoding citramalate synthase, whose product is MTYQVYDTTLRDGAQREGISYSVVDKLAVARLLDEFGVGFIEGGWPGAVPKDTEFFRRARAELDLRHAVLVAFGATRRAGVAVTDDPQVRALLDAETPAIALVAKADLRHVERALRTTSAENLAMIHDTVSHLVAQGRRVFVDGEHFFDGYRADPAYGAAVVETALAAGAERMVLCDTNGGMLPSQVTAAIDDLTGRIGVGPERLGIHCQNDTACAVANTIAAVEAGVRHFQGTANGYGERPGNADLFAIVANLQLKLGIPVLPEGCLEQMVRVSHAIAEIANIAPDTHQAYVGAAAFAHKAGLHASAIKVDPLLYNHVDPTVVGNDMRILVTEMAGRASIELKSRELGLDLAGQPETLSRVTRRVKELEAGGWSFEAADASFELLVRAEMAGNAPTKPFALESYRVLVEHREDGAVVSEATVKIRVRGERVIATAEGNGPVNALDEALRVGLARHYPELREFELADYKVRILEGSHGTGAVTRVLVETAGTGRDWTTVGVHPNVVEASWHALVDALTYGLARAHV